The DNA window GAGCGATGGCATTAGGTCCGGAAGGAGAAATGCTCGATGATTTTAAAATTGAGAAGCACGGCAATGCCATGCACGTGATAAACTCTCCATCGCCGGCGGCTACTGCATCATTAGCCTACGGAAATGAAATTGCTACCATGGCGGTAGATTATTTCAATTTGAAATAATAATTACAGAACAATTTCTGCATTAGGGTATTTCGCTTTCCAGTTTTTTAATGACTGTTCGTTGCGAACCATAATGATTGTTCTTTTGTCGATACGAAGTTTCACAAGGTACTCTTGTTTTACTTCTTCTTTTTTACGTGTTGTTCTCATAGTCTTAAAGCGTTAAAGGTGCTTCTTATGTATAGAACGCAAAAAGCCCGCAAATGTTTCTAATTGGCAGTGTTATCATATGTTAAATATTAAAAACATTGATAATCAATATTTTAACAAAGCGCATTTCTGCCATAATATTTGTTACAACAGACAATTTGCCGAAAGCTGACAAAGCCGCAGGTTAATTGTCGGTTAATAAAAAACCCCGAACCTGTTGGAACGGGGCTTTTATAAGTTTGTGTTTATTATTTTTTAATTCGCTCTACATAAGCGCCGGTGCGGGTATCTACTTTTACCCAGTCACCTTCATTTAAAAATAAAGGAACCATAATTTCTGTACCTGAATCTATTTTAGCAGGTTTTAATGTGTTAGTAGCTGTATCACCTTTAACTCCGGGTTCAGCATAGGTGATTTGTGCCTCAACAAAAGTTGGAGCTTCCGCAAGAATAACATTCTCACCTTCTTCAAACACAACTTTCACTTCCATACCTTCTTTCAAAAATTTAGCGCCATCACCGAATAACATCATTGGCACGTGAATCTGTTCGTAGGTTTCTGTATCCATTACAACAGCAAAATCACCTTCCGGATAAATGAACTGCATCATTTTATATTCTACACGAACAATATCCACCAACTCTCCGCTACGGAAACGGTTTTCCATTTGCTTACCTGTTTTTAGGTTACGCATTTTAGCCTGATAGAATGCGCGTAAGTTTCCGGGAGTGCGGTGCTGATATTCCATAATCTGCATTAATTCACCATTGAATCTGATTACTGAGCCTACTCCAATATCACCGGTATCTGCCATTTTAATTTAGTTTTTTATGATTAATAATTTTTCGGATTGCAAATATATAAATTTAAGTTTAGTCGAGTTCGTGAACAACTCCCATAGCACCGAATTTTTCGATACGTTGATTGATGCGTTCTTCTGCGCTTATTTTACTTAAATCGTTTAAATGTTTTTTTATTTCCCGCTTAACTGTTTCAAAGGTTGCTTGAGGATCACGATGTGCACCACCAACTGGTTCTTTAATAATACCGTCGATGAGTCCGTGCTTGCTCATATCATCAGCCGTTAACTTTAAAGCTTCAGCGGCACGTTCTTTAAAGTTCCAACTGCGCCATAAAATAGAAGAACATGATTCCGGAGAAATAACCGAATACCAGGTATTTTCCAACATCAATACTTTATCACCAATACCAATTCCTAACGCTCCACCACTTGCTCCTTCTCCAATGATAATACAAATTACAGGAACCTTTAACTGCACCATTTCTAAAAGGTTTTTAGCAATGGCTTCGCCTTGTCCGCGTTCCTCTGCTTCCAAACCCGGATAAGCACCAGGGGTATCAATAAATGTAACGATTGGCTTATTAAATTTTTCCGCCATTTTCATTAGGCGTAAAGCTTTACGGTAACCTTCAGGATTCGCCATACCAAAGCGACGGATCTGACGCATTTTAGTATTGATACCTTTTTGCTGACCAATAAACATTACGGTTTGTCCGTCAATTTCGCCCCAACCGCCAACCATGGCTTTATCATCGGCTACGGTGCGATCGCCATGTAATTCAATAAATGATTTATTAGATACATGCTCAATATAAGCAAGCGTGTATGGTCGCTCAGGGTGACGGCTCACCTGAACGCGTTGCCAGGGAGTTAAATTCGAATACAGTTCAATAATTTTATCTTGAATCTTTTCTTCGAGTTCAGTAACAGATTTTGACAAATCTACTTTGCTTTTTGAAGCCACTTCCTTCAGCTTTTCCAACTCTTTGCTTAGCTCTTCAACGGGCTTTTCAAAATCAAGAAATACCATTTTAAAAGAATATAATTAGGATGCAAATATAACAAAAAACACAGGTTTGAAGCCTGTGTTAATGTTATTTAGTTAATTGATTTTTAATTAATTAGAAAACAAAAAGTGATTAGTTTCCAACAGTTGATTTTTTACGGCATACATCACAATTCCGGCGGTATTATTTACCTCCAGTTTATTCATGATGTTTTTACGATGCGTGTTAACTGTATGCGTACTTAAATTTAATTTATCGGCAATTTGTTTGTTAGACAAACCTTCGGCAATGTATTTAATGATTTCAATCTCGCGCTCTGTAACACTTAATCCTTCGCAAGAGAAGGTTTTAATAAGAGACTTATTGGAAACAATTTCTTCGGCTGAAGTTAAGACAGAAGCTATTTTTCCGCAAAGGAAACGCTCATTATTTAAGGTTGCTACAATTGCTTCAATAATTTCCTCGCGATCACATTCTTTTAATAAATGACTATTTACACCCGATTTAAGTGCGTTATTCATTTCAGCTTTCCCAAGAGGCTCGGTGATGGCAAGCACTTTTAAATTTTTAAATTTAGAAGTAAGCGCTTTCAACTGACTGAAAGAAATATTTAATGAATAATAATCAAGAATTAATAAATCGGGTTTCAAAAACTGTATGGTTTTATTTAAATCCTCCGATTCAGAAACAACCGAAGGCAATAAATCATACCCCTTTAAGCTGCTGATTAAAAGCTCAGCGCCTACTCTTGAGAGGTAATTTTGATCTGCTATCAGTACTTTCGCCATATTCCTTATTTAGAATAATTTTAAACAAAGGTAGGTATCAAAACCGTATTTGCAAACTAAATTTTAATTTTTTTGCCTTCACTTGCTAACAGTAGGTTTTTGAAAAAGGGCTCTGCTTCCGCAATAAAAACGTCGGTATCACCATACCGGGCCGAATAATGCCCTAACATTAATTGTTTCACCTTGGCAGCTGCTGCAATTTTAGCAGCCTGTTCGGCAGTTGAATGGAATGTTTCTTTAGCGCGTTCTGCTTTGTCATTTAAAAAAGTACTCTCGTGATAGAGTAAATCGACCCCACTTATGTGTTTAACCAATTCTACATCATAAATGGTATCGCTGCAATACGCATAACTTCTTGATTCAGCCGGATCGATGGTGAGAAGTTTGTTTTTTATTTTCTTCCCTTCTTCATTTACCACATCTTCACCATTTCTTAATCGCTGAATATCTGCTACCGAAACCTTGTGTTTTTCGAGAGCAGCTTTATCAATTTTTCTTGGCAAAGGTTTTTCTTCAAACAAAAATCCGGTACAAAAAATCCGATGTTTCATGGGGAATGAAAACACCTTTACTTTATCATCTTCAAACAATAAATTCTTTTTATCATCCTTAGTAAAATGCCAGTTTATCGGATAATTCATTCTGGTTTCAGAAACGGTGTTCAGCAAATCCATGATGCCTTTTAGTTCCTGCGGAGCATAAATTGTGATGGCTTGCTTACGGCCTAACAAGTGCATGCTGGATAATAATCCGGGTAAACCAAAAAAATGATCGCCATGCAAATGAGAAATGAAAATATGATCTATTTTCTGAAATTTAGCTTTGTATTTCCTCAATTGAATTTGTGTTGATTCTCCGCAATCAATTAAAAAAAACCGCTCAGCTATATTTAATAACTGAGCGGAAGGATTTCTATGAGTTGTTGGAGCAGCAGAACTACTCCCTAAAACTAAAAGTTCAAAGGCTTGACGTTGCATTAATTTCCGGTAACAATCATGCGTTTGGTTTCAGTAAAGTTTTTGTACTTAATCGTATATAAATACATACCGTTACTTAATTTACTTCCGTCAAATTCAACTTCATTGTTGCCTGCAACTGTATTTACATTGGTTTTATATACCTGAGAACCTAACATATTATAAACACTTAATTCCGCTTCATTAGCTTCAGTTACAAAAAAGCGAATGGTAGTTTTTCCGTTAAACGGATTTGGTACGTTCTCTAAATTAAACTTGTTTTTACCAATCTCGGTTAAGCCGGTAGCAGCATTAATGGTAATGATGTAATAATTAAGATAAGAGGTAGAAACGTTGGTGCCTCCTGTAACATTTGGAGTACTTGGGCAAGATGATAATGCCGGAGTGGCATAGGCATCAACTTTTAAGTATAAGGTGTATGTACCC is part of the Bacteroidota bacterium genome and encodes:
- a CDS encoding ribonuclease Z, which gives rise to MQRQAFELLVLGSSSAAPTTHRNPSAQLLNIAERFFLIDCGESTQIQLRKYKAKFQKIDHIFISHLHGDHFFGLPGLLSSMHLLGRKQAITIYAPQELKGIMDLLNTVSETRMNYPINWHFTKDDKKNLLFEDDKVKVFSFPMKHRIFCTGFLFEEKPLPRKIDKAALEKHKVSVADIQRLRNGEDVVNEEGKKIKNKLLTIDPAESRSYAYCSDTIYDVELVKHISGVDLLYHESTFLNDKAERAKETFHSTAEQAAKIAAAAKVKQLMLGHYSARYGDTDVFIAEAEPFFKNLLLASEGKKIKI
- the efp gene encoding elongation factor P, encoding MADTGDIGVGSVIRFNGELMQIMEYQHRTPGNLRAFYQAKMRNLKTGKQMENRFRSGELVDIVRVEYKMMQFIYPEGDFAVVMDTETYEQIHVPMMLFGDGAKFLKEGMEVKVVFEEGENVILAEAPTFVEAQITYAEPGVKGDTATNTLKPAKIDSGTEIMVPLFLNEGDWVKVDTRTGAYVERIKK
- a CDS encoding T9SS type A sorting domain-containing protein; its protein translation is MKKIYLSLAIALIAITQLSAQVPTCSLNPTFIASPKVGIFPDSATNFISGTVGVPYVQNITVKVPKDTVSASITFCFNRFVLSTPSGTVNYNLPPGLNFGSSTPIVANGTVNGAPSLKFPGNANNCASIYGTPTTPGTYTLYLKVDAYATPALSSCPSTPNVTGGTNVSTSYLNYYIITINAATGLTEIGKNKFNLENVPNPFNGKTTIRFFVTEANEAELSVYNMLGSQVYKTNVNTVAGNNEVEFDGSKLSNGMYLYTIKYKNFTETKRMIVTGN
- a CDS encoding response regulator transcription factor, which codes for MAKVLIADQNYLSRVGAELLISSLKGYDLLPSVVSESEDLNKTIQFLKPDLLILDYYSLNISFSQLKALTSKFKNLKVLAITEPLGKAEMNNALKSGVNSHLLKECDREEIIEAIVATLNNERFLCGKIASVLTSAEEIVSNKSLIKTFSCEGLSVTEREIEIIKYIAEGLSNKQIADKLNLSTHTVNTHRKNIMNKLEVNNTAGIVMYAVKNQLLETNHFLFSN
- a CDS encoding acetyl-CoA carboxylase carboxyltransferase subunit alpha, with product MVFLDFEKPVEELSKELEKLKEVASKSKVDLSKSVTELEEKIQDKIIELYSNLTPWQRVQVSRHPERPYTLAYIEHVSNKSFIELHGDRTVADDKAMVGGWGEIDGQTVMFIGQQKGINTKMRQIRRFGMANPEGYRKALRLMKMAEKFNKPIVTFIDTPGAYPGLEAEERGQGEAIAKNLLEMVQLKVPVICIIIGEGASGGALGIGIGDKVLMLENTWYSVISPESCSSILWRSWNFKERAAEALKLTADDMSKHGLIDGIIKEPVGGAHRDPQATFETVKREIKKHLNDLSKISAEERINQRIEKFGAMGVVHELD